From the Rhinolophus sinicus isolate RSC01 linkage group LG02, ASM3656204v1, whole genome shotgun sequence genome, one window contains:
- the GLS2 gene encoding glutaminase liver isoform, mitochondrial isoform X1 — MRSMRALQNALSRAGGHCRRGGWGHLSRSPLLGGGIRHHLNEAAAQGRETPHSHHPQQQDHDSSESGMLSRLGDLLFYTIAEGQERIPLHKFTTALKATGLQTSDPRLRDCMSQMRRMVRESSSGGLLDRDLFRKCVSSNIVLLTQAFRKKFVIPDFEEFTDHVDRIFEDAKELSGGKVAAYIPQLAKSDPDLWGVSLCTVDGQRHSVGHTKIPFCLQSCVKPLTYAISISTLGTDYVHKFVGKEPSGLRYNKLSLNEEGIPHNPMVNAGAIVVSSLIKMDCNKAEKFDFVLQYLNKMAGNEYMGFSNATFQSEKETGDRNYAIGYYLKEKKCFPKGVDMMAALDLYFQLCSVEVTCESGSVVAATLANGGICPITGESVLSAEAVRNTLSLMHSCGMYDFSGQFAFHVGLPAKSAVSGAILLVVPNVMGMMCLSPPLDKLGNSYRGINFCQKLVSLFNFHNYDNLRHCARKLDPRREGGEVRNKTVVNLLFAAYSGDVSALRRFALSAMDMEQKDYDSRTALHVAAAEGHTEVVKFLLEACKVNPFVKDRWGNIPLDDAVQFNHLEVVKLLQDYQVSYTPLDTQAEAADEALSKENLESMV, encoded by the exons ATGCGCTCCATGAGGGCTCTGCAGAATGCGCTGAGCAGGGCCGGCGGTCATTGCCGAAGGGGAGGCTGGGGTCACCTGAGCCGGAGTCCCCTCCTTGGCGGGGGCATCCGGCACCACCTCAATGAGGCCGCGGCGCAGGGCAGGGAGACGCCGCACAGTCACCATCCGCAGCAGCAGGATCA TGATTCGTCAGAGAGTGGCATGCTGTCCCGCTTGGGTGATCTGCTCTTCTACACTATTGCTGAGGGACAGGAACGAATCCCTCTCCACAAGTTCACTACT GCACTGAAGGCCACTGGACTGCAGACATCAGATCCCCGGCTCCGGGACTGCATGAGCCAGATGCGCCGCATGGTGCGAGAGTCCAGCAGTGGTGGCCTCTTGGACCGAGATCTCTTCCGAAA GTGTGTGAGCAGCAACATTGTGCTCCTGACCCAGGCATTCCGAAAGAAGTTTGTCATTCCTGATTTTGAGGAGTTCACGGACCATGTGGATCGCATCTTTGAAGATGCCAAAGAGCTCTCCGGAGGCAAA GTGGCAGCCTACATCCCTCAGCTGGCCAAGTCAGATCCAGACCTGTGGGGCGTCTCCCTGTGCACTGTGGATGGTCAGCG GCACTCTGTGGGCCACACCAAGATCCCCTTCTGCCTGCAGTCCTGTGTGAAGCCCCTCACCTATGCCATCTCTATAAGCACCCTGGGCACTGACTATGTGCACAAGTTCGTGGGCAAGGAGCCCAGCGGTCTGCGCTACAACAAGCTCTCCCTCAATGAGGAAG GAATCCCCCACAACCCCATGGTCAACGCTGGTGCCATTGTGGTGAGCAGCCTGATCAAG aTGGACTGTAACAAAGCAGAGAAGTTTGATTTT GTGTTGCAGTATCTGAACAAAATGGCTGGGAATGAATACATGGGTTTCAGCAATGCCAC ATTCCagtcagagaaggaaacaggggATCGGAATTATGCCATCGGCTATTATCTAAAGGAAAAGAAG TGCTTTCCTAAGGGGGTGGACATGATGGCTGCCCTTGATCTTTACTTCCAG CTGTGCTCCGTGGAGGTGACCTGTGAATCAGGCAGTGTCGTAGCCGCCACCCTGGCCAATGGTGGGATCTGCCCCATCACAGGCGAGAGCGTGCTGAGCGCTGAAGCAGTACGCAACACCCTCAGCCTTATGCATTCCTGCGGCATGTACGACTTCTCAGGCCAGTTTGCCTTCCAT GTGGGCCTGCCAGCCAAGTCAGCTGTGTCAGGAGCCATCTTACTGGTGGTACCTAATGTCATGGGAATGATGTGTCTGTCACCTCCACTGGACAAGCTCGGGAACAGCTATAGGGGCATCAACTTCTGCCAG AAGCTGGTGTCTCTCTTCAATTTCCACAACTATGACAACCTGAGACACTGTGCTCGGAAGTTAGACCCACGGCGTGAAGGGGGAGAGGTTAGG AACAAGACTGTGGTGAACCTGTTATTTGCTGCTTATAGTGGAGATGTCTCAGCTCTTCGAAG GTTTGCCTTGTCAGCCATGGACATGGAACAGAAAGACTATGACTCCCGCACTGCCCTGCACGTTGCTGCAGCTGAAG GTCACACCGAAGTTGTTAAATTCCTGCTTGAGGCTTGCAAAGTGAATCCTTTTGTCAAGGACAG GTGGGGCAACATTCCCCTGGATGATGCTGTGCAATTCAATCATCTGGAGGTAGTGAAACTGCTTCAAGATTACCAGGTCTCCTATACACCACTTGACACTCAGGCTGAAGCAGCAGATGAGGCTCTGTCCAAAGAGAACTTAGAGAGCATGGTGTAA
- the GLS2 gene encoding glutaminase liver isoform, mitochondrial isoform X2 has product MRPRRRAGRRRTVTIRSSRINLGIWVRRARAVMCGPPGRAFGQVGPPDGGCPSDSSESGMLSRLGDLLFYTIAEGQERIPLHKFTTALKATGLQTSDPRLRDCMSQMRRMVRESSSGGLLDRDLFRKCVSSNIVLLTQAFRKKFVIPDFEEFTDHVDRIFEDAKELSGGKVAAYIPQLAKSDPDLWGVSLCTVDGQRHSVGHTKIPFCLQSCVKPLTYAISISTLGTDYVHKFVGKEPSGLRYNKLSLNEEGIPHNPMVNAGAIVVSSLIKMDCNKAEKFDFVLQYLNKMAGNEYMGFSNATFQSEKETGDRNYAIGYYLKEKKCFPKGVDMMAALDLYFQLCSVEVTCESGSVVAATLANGGICPITGESVLSAEAVRNTLSLMHSCGMYDFSGQFAFHVGLPAKSAVSGAILLVVPNVMGMMCLSPPLDKLGNSYRGINFCQKLVSLFNFHNYDNLRHCARKLDPRREGGEVRNKTVVNLLFAAYSGDVSALRRFALSAMDMEQKDYDSRTALHVAAAEGHTEVVKFLLEACKVNPFVKDRWGNIPLDDAVQFNHLEVVKLLQDYQVSYTPLDTQAEAADEALSKENLESMV; this is encoded by the exons ATGAGGCCGCGGCGCAGGGCAGGGAGACGCCGCACAGTCACCATCCGCAGCAGCAGGATCA ATTTGGGGATTTGGGTCCGCCGTGCTCGGGCGGTAATGTGCGGTCCGCCTGGGAGGGCGTTTGGGCAGGTCGGTCCTCCGGATGGTGGCTGTCCAAG TGATTCGTCAGAGAGTGGCATGCTGTCCCGCTTGGGTGATCTGCTCTTCTACACTATTGCTGAGGGACAGGAACGAATCCCTCTCCACAAGTTCACTACT GCACTGAAGGCCACTGGACTGCAGACATCAGATCCCCGGCTCCGGGACTGCATGAGCCAGATGCGCCGCATGGTGCGAGAGTCCAGCAGTGGTGGCCTCTTGGACCGAGATCTCTTCCGAAA GTGTGTGAGCAGCAACATTGTGCTCCTGACCCAGGCATTCCGAAAGAAGTTTGTCATTCCTGATTTTGAGGAGTTCACGGACCATGTGGATCGCATCTTTGAAGATGCCAAAGAGCTCTCCGGAGGCAAA GTGGCAGCCTACATCCCTCAGCTGGCCAAGTCAGATCCAGACCTGTGGGGCGTCTCCCTGTGCACTGTGGATGGTCAGCG GCACTCTGTGGGCCACACCAAGATCCCCTTCTGCCTGCAGTCCTGTGTGAAGCCCCTCACCTATGCCATCTCTATAAGCACCCTGGGCACTGACTATGTGCACAAGTTCGTGGGCAAGGAGCCCAGCGGTCTGCGCTACAACAAGCTCTCCCTCAATGAGGAAG GAATCCCCCACAACCCCATGGTCAACGCTGGTGCCATTGTGGTGAGCAGCCTGATCAAG aTGGACTGTAACAAAGCAGAGAAGTTTGATTTT GTGTTGCAGTATCTGAACAAAATGGCTGGGAATGAATACATGGGTTTCAGCAATGCCAC ATTCCagtcagagaaggaaacaggggATCGGAATTATGCCATCGGCTATTATCTAAAGGAAAAGAAG TGCTTTCCTAAGGGGGTGGACATGATGGCTGCCCTTGATCTTTACTTCCAG CTGTGCTCCGTGGAGGTGACCTGTGAATCAGGCAGTGTCGTAGCCGCCACCCTGGCCAATGGTGGGATCTGCCCCATCACAGGCGAGAGCGTGCTGAGCGCTGAAGCAGTACGCAACACCCTCAGCCTTATGCATTCCTGCGGCATGTACGACTTCTCAGGCCAGTTTGCCTTCCAT GTGGGCCTGCCAGCCAAGTCAGCTGTGTCAGGAGCCATCTTACTGGTGGTACCTAATGTCATGGGAATGATGTGTCTGTCACCTCCACTGGACAAGCTCGGGAACAGCTATAGGGGCATCAACTTCTGCCAG AAGCTGGTGTCTCTCTTCAATTTCCACAACTATGACAACCTGAGACACTGTGCTCGGAAGTTAGACCCACGGCGTGAAGGGGGAGAGGTTAGG AACAAGACTGTGGTGAACCTGTTATTTGCTGCTTATAGTGGAGATGTCTCAGCTCTTCGAAG GTTTGCCTTGTCAGCCATGGACATGGAACAGAAAGACTATGACTCCCGCACTGCCCTGCACGTTGCTGCAGCTGAAG GTCACACCGAAGTTGTTAAATTCCTGCTTGAGGCTTGCAAAGTGAATCCTTTTGTCAAGGACAG GTGGGGCAACATTCCCCTGGATGATGCTGTGCAATTCAATCATCTGGAGGTAGTGAAACTGCTTCAAGATTACCAGGTCTCCTATACACCACTTGACACTCAGGCTGAAGCAGCAGATGAGGCTCTGTCCAAAGAGAACTTAGAGAGCATGGTGTAA
- the GLS2 gene encoding glutaminase liver isoform, mitochondrial isoform X3 yields MLSRLGDLLFYTIAEGQERIPLHKFTTALKATGLQTSDPRLRDCMSQMRRMVRESSSGGLLDRDLFRKCVSSNIVLLTQAFRKKFVIPDFEEFTDHVDRIFEDAKELSGGKVAAYIPQLAKSDPDLWGVSLCTVDGQRHSVGHTKIPFCLQSCVKPLTYAISISTLGTDYVHKFVGKEPSGLRYNKLSLNEEGIPHNPMVNAGAIVVSSLIKMDCNKAEKFDFVLQYLNKMAGNEYMGFSNATFQSEKETGDRNYAIGYYLKEKKCFPKGVDMMAALDLYFQLCSVEVTCESGSVVAATLANGGICPITGESVLSAEAVRNTLSLMHSCGMYDFSGQFAFHVGLPAKSAVSGAILLVVPNVMGMMCLSPPLDKLGNSYRGINFCQKLVSLFNFHNYDNLRHCARKLDPRREGGEVRNKTVVNLLFAAYSGDVSALRRFALSAMDMEQKDYDSRTALHVAAAEGHTEVVKFLLEACKVNPFVKDRWGNIPLDDAVQFNHLEVVKLLQDYQVSYTPLDTQAEAADEALSKENLESMV; encoded by the exons ATGCTGTCCCGCTTGGGTGATCTGCTCTTCTACACTATTGCTGAGGGACAGGAACGAATCCCTCTCCACAAGTTCACTACT GCACTGAAGGCCACTGGACTGCAGACATCAGATCCCCGGCTCCGGGACTGCATGAGCCAGATGCGCCGCATGGTGCGAGAGTCCAGCAGTGGTGGCCTCTTGGACCGAGATCTCTTCCGAAA GTGTGTGAGCAGCAACATTGTGCTCCTGACCCAGGCATTCCGAAAGAAGTTTGTCATTCCTGATTTTGAGGAGTTCACGGACCATGTGGATCGCATCTTTGAAGATGCCAAAGAGCTCTCCGGAGGCAAA GTGGCAGCCTACATCCCTCAGCTGGCCAAGTCAGATCCAGACCTGTGGGGCGTCTCCCTGTGCACTGTGGATGGTCAGCG GCACTCTGTGGGCCACACCAAGATCCCCTTCTGCCTGCAGTCCTGTGTGAAGCCCCTCACCTATGCCATCTCTATAAGCACCCTGGGCACTGACTATGTGCACAAGTTCGTGGGCAAGGAGCCCAGCGGTCTGCGCTACAACAAGCTCTCCCTCAATGAGGAAG GAATCCCCCACAACCCCATGGTCAACGCTGGTGCCATTGTGGTGAGCAGCCTGATCAAG aTGGACTGTAACAAAGCAGAGAAGTTTGATTTT GTGTTGCAGTATCTGAACAAAATGGCTGGGAATGAATACATGGGTTTCAGCAATGCCAC ATTCCagtcagagaaggaaacaggggATCGGAATTATGCCATCGGCTATTATCTAAAGGAAAAGAAG TGCTTTCCTAAGGGGGTGGACATGATGGCTGCCCTTGATCTTTACTTCCAG CTGTGCTCCGTGGAGGTGACCTGTGAATCAGGCAGTGTCGTAGCCGCCACCCTGGCCAATGGTGGGATCTGCCCCATCACAGGCGAGAGCGTGCTGAGCGCTGAAGCAGTACGCAACACCCTCAGCCTTATGCATTCCTGCGGCATGTACGACTTCTCAGGCCAGTTTGCCTTCCAT GTGGGCCTGCCAGCCAAGTCAGCTGTGTCAGGAGCCATCTTACTGGTGGTACCTAATGTCATGGGAATGATGTGTCTGTCACCTCCACTGGACAAGCTCGGGAACAGCTATAGGGGCATCAACTTCTGCCAG AAGCTGGTGTCTCTCTTCAATTTCCACAACTATGACAACCTGAGACACTGTGCTCGGAAGTTAGACCCACGGCGTGAAGGGGGAGAGGTTAGG AACAAGACTGTGGTGAACCTGTTATTTGCTGCTTATAGTGGAGATGTCTCAGCTCTTCGAAG GTTTGCCTTGTCAGCCATGGACATGGAACAGAAAGACTATGACTCCCGCACTGCCCTGCACGTTGCTGCAGCTGAAG GTCACACCGAAGTTGTTAAATTCCTGCTTGAGGCTTGCAAAGTGAATCCTTTTGTCAAGGACAG GTGGGGCAACATTCCCCTGGATGATGCTGTGCAATTCAATCATCTGGAGGTAGTGAAACTGCTTCAAGATTACCAGGTCTCCTATACACCACTTGACACTCAGGCTGAAGCAGCAGATGAGGCTCTGTCCAAAGAGAACTTAGAGAGCATGGTGTAA
- the SPRYD4 gene encoding SPRY domain-containing protein 4: MALPFARSLCLCRCGAKRLGVAAAEARRGVSFKLEEKTAHSSLALFKGDTGVKYGMVGLEPTVLAPNVERFREWAVVLADTVVTSGRHYWEVTVKRSQQFRIGVADVDISRDSCIGVDDRSWVFAYAQRKWHTMLANEKAPIEGIGHPEKVGLLLEYEAQKLSLVDVSRIAVVHTLQTDFRGPVVPAFALWDGELLTHSGLKVPEGL, from the exons ATGGCGCTGCCTTTTGCACGTTCGCTTTGTCTGTGCCGCTGCGGGGCCAAACGATTGGGGGTTGCTGCCGCGGAAGCCCGCAGAG GCGTCAGTttcaaactggaagaaaaaaccGCGCACAGCAGCCTGGCACTCTTCAAAGGTGACACAGGTGTCAAATATGGCATGGTGGGATTGGAGCCCACCGTATTGGCCCCGAATGTGGAGCGCTTCCGGGAGTGGGCGGTGGTGCTGGCAGACACAGTGGTCACCAGTGGCAGACACTACTGGGAGGTGACAGTGAAGCGCTCCCAGCAATTCCGGATAGGAGTAGCAGATGTGGACATCTCGCGGGACAGCTGCATCGGTGTTGACGATCGTTCCTGGGTGTTCGCCTATGCCCAGCGCAAGTGGCACACCATGTTGGCCAACGAAAAAGCCCCTATTGAGGGCATCGGGCATCCTGAGAAGGTGGGGCTGCTGCTGGAGTATGAGGCGCAGAAGTTGAGCCTGGTGGATGTGAGCCGGATCGCTGTGGTCCACACGCTACAGACAGATTTCCGGGGTCCGGTGGTGCCTGCCTTTGCCCTTTGGGATGGAGAACTGCTGACCCACTCAGGGCTTAAGGTGCCTGAGGGCCTCTAG
- the MIP gene encoding lens fiber major intrinsic protein, producing the protein MWELRSASFWRAIFAEFFATLFYVFLGLGASLRWTPGSLHVLQVALAFGLALATLVQAVGHISGAHVNPAVTFAFLVGSQMSLLRAFCYMAAQLLGAVAGAAVLYSVTPPAVRGNLALNTLHPGVSVSQATTVETFLTLQFVLCIFATYDERRNGRLGSVALAVGFSLTLGHLFGMYYTGAGMNPARSFAPAILTRNFTNHWVYWVGPILGGGLGSLLYDFLLFPRLKSVSERLSILKGTRPSDSKGQPEGTGEPVELKTQAL; encoded by the exons ATGTGGGAACTGCGGTCAGCCTCCTTCTGGAGGGCCATATTTGCTGAGTTCTTCGCCACCCTCTTCTATGTCTTCTTAGGACTGGGGGCCTCACTGCGCTGGACCCCTGGATCCCTGCATGTCCTACAGGTGGCTCTGGCCTTTGGCCTGGCCCTGGCTACGCTCGTGCAGGCTGTGGGCCACATCAGTGGAGCCCATGTCAACCCTGCAGTCACATTTGCCTTCCTGGTGGGCTCCCAGATGTCCCTGCTCCGTGCCTTCTGCTATATGGCAGCCCAACTCCTGGGAGCTGTGGCTGGGGCTGCCGTGCTGTATAGTGTTACTCCGCCTGCTGTGCGAGGAAACCTAGCACTTAACACG TTGCACCCTGGGGTGAGTGTGAGCCAGGCCACCACAGTGGAGACCTTCCTGACACTCCAGTTCGTGCTCTGCATCTTTGCGACATACGACGAGAGGCGGAATGGCCGCTTGGGCTCCGTGGCCCTGGCCGTTGGCTTCTCCCTCACCCTGGGGCACCTCTTTGGG ATGTATTATACTGGTGCAGGCATGAACCCTGCCCGCTCCTTTGCTCCTGCCATTCTCACCAGAAACTTCACCAACCACTGG GTATATTGGGTGGGCCCGATCCTTGGAGGGGGCCTGGGCAGTCTCCTCTATgactttctcctcttcccccgACTCAAGAGTGTTTCTGAAAGACTGTCTATTCTCAAGGGTACCAGGCCCAGTGACTCCAAAGGACAACCAGAAGGCACAGGAGAGCCTGTTGAACTGAAGACCCAGGCCCTGTAA